The following are encoded together in the Xanthomonas sacchari genome:
- a CDS encoding isoprenylcysteine carboxylmethyltransferase family protein yields MPLTLRHPDLLFMLLGLSWGAYEMLLSRRRRAADGGARDQGTLRLLWRVLYAAVALGVVLSMLGVWRYAPHLQEPLRWTACVLLAGGLALRLWSIRVLARWFTVDVTIQEGHRLVRHGPYRYLRHPSYTGALLAFYGLALGMGNVLSLLVIVLPVTWAFLRRIRVEEAMLTQAFPEDYPDYAAHSWRLLPWVW; encoded by the coding sequence ATGCCCCTGACCCTGCGCCATCCGGATCTGCTGTTCATGCTGCTCGGCCTGAGCTGGGGCGCCTACGAGATGCTGCTCAGCCGCCGCCGTCGCGCCGCCGACGGCGGTGCCCGCGACCAGGGCACGCTGCGCCTGCTGTGGCGTGTGCTGTACGCGGCGGTGGCGCTGGGCGTGGTGCTGTCGATGCTCGGCGTGTGGCGGTATGCGCCGCACCTGCAGGAGCCGCTGCGCTGGACGGCCTGCGTGCTGCTGGCCGGCGGGCTGGCGCTGCGGCTGTGGTCGATCCGGGTGCTGGCGCGCTGGTTCACCGTCGACGTGACCATCCAGGAGGGCCACCGTCTGGTCCGCCATGGGCCGTACCGCTATCTGCGCCACCCCTCCTACACCGGCGCGCTGCTGGCGTTCTACGGGCTGGCGCTGGGCATGGGCAACGTGCTGTCGCTGCTGGTGATCGTGCTACCGGTAACCTGGGCATTCCTGCGCCGCATCCGGGTGGAGGAAGCGATGCTGACCCAGGCCTTCCCCGAGGACTACCCGGACTACGCCGCGCACAGCTGGCGGCTGCTGCCGTGGGTGTGGTGA
- a CDS encoding DUF2214 family protein, whose translation MGNVDLLLAALHHLAMLLLIAALVAEWTLLRGPLERIQLTRLVRIDAIYGVAALLILAIGALRVRYGLKGADYYLHNPWFWAKLGTFAAIGLLSLVPTLRLLRWRRQARRQPDWAPPPAQVRTLQRLLGLELALVAALVVLAAAMARYRLF comes from the coding sequence ATGGGCAATGTCGACCTGCTGCTGGCCGCCCTGCACCACCTGGCGATGCTGCTGCTGATCGCCGCGCTGGTGGCCGAATGGACCCTGTTGCGCGGGCCGTTGGAGCGCATCCAACTGACGCGGCTGGTCCGCATCGACGCCATCTACGGCGTGGCCGCGCTGCTGATCCTGGCGATCGGCGCGTTGCGGGTGCGCTATGGCCTCAAGGGCGCCGACTACTACCTGCACAACCCCTGGTTCTGGGCCAAGCTCGGCACCTTCGCGGCGATCGGCCTGCTCTCGCTGGTGCCGACGCTGCGCCTGTTGCGCTGGCGCCGGCAGGCGCGGCGGCAGCCGGATTGGGCGCCGCCGCCCGCGCAGGTGCGCACGCTGCAGCGCTTGCTCGGGCTGGAACTGGCCCTGGTGGCAGCCCTGGTGGTGCTGGCCGCGGCGATGGCGCGCTATCGGTTGTTCTGA
- the lldR gene encoding transcriptional regulator LldR, which translates to MTNLSIAASADAAAEPPARLSDRVAAQLRALIAHRGLPVDARLPAERALAAELGVSRPVLREAIAQLASQGLLRARVGGGTYVQRPPTPEDQVVAPLQPFLPLLHADPEYRFDVLEARHALEGATAWHAALRATDDDRARIDAAFEALLQTHAQADAAAQAHADADFHLAIAEATHNRVLLQVMRGLFDLLQANISQSRQQLFASPRIFAALHAQHRALRDAILAGDPERARAAAHAHLEFVHSALRTLDEDDARRARASRLPSSP; encoded by the coding sequence ATGACCAATCTATCCATTGCCGCCAGCGCCGACGCAGCGGCTGAGCCCCCTGCCCGGCTCAGCGACCGGGTCGCCGCCCAGTTGCGCGCACTGATCGCACACCGCGGCCTGCCGGTCGACGCGCGCCTGCCCGCCGAGCGCGCCCTGGCCGCGGAACTGGGCGTGTCCCGCCCGGTGCTGCGCGAGGCCATCGCACAGCTCGCCAGCCAGGGGCTGCTGCGGGCGCGCGTGGGCGGCGGCACCTACGTGCAACGGCCGCCGACCCCGGAGGACCAGGTGGTGGCGCCGCTGCAGCCGTTCCTGCCGCTGCTGCACGCCGACCCTGAGTACCGCTTCGACGTGCTGGAGGCACGCCATGCGCTGGAGGGCGCCACCGCCTGGCACGCGGCGCTGCGTGCCACCGACGACGACCGCGCGCGCATCGACGCCGCGTTCGAGGCGCTGCTGCAGACCCATGCGCAGGCCGATGCGGCCGCACAGGCGCACGCCGACGCCGACTTCCACCTGGCCATCGCCGAGGCCACCCACAACCGCGTGCTGCTACAGGTGATGCGCGGCCTGTTCGACCTGCTGCAAGCCAATATCTCGCAGAGCCGGCAGCAGTTGTTCGCCTCGCCGCGCATCTTCGCCGCCCTGCACGCCCAGCACCGCGCGCTGCGCGACGCGATCCTGGCCGGCGACCCGGAACGCGCACGCGCCGCCGCGCACGCGCACCTGGAATTCGTGCACAGCGCGCTGCGCACGCTCGACGAGGACGATGCACGCCGCGCGCGTGCCTCGCGCCTGCCCTCCTCTCCCTGA
- the lldD gene encoding FMN-dependent L-lactate dehydrogenase LldD: MIISAATDYRAAAQRRLPPFLFHYIDGGAYAEHTLRRNVSDLGDIALRQRVLRDMSALDLHTELFGERLALPVALAPVGLTGMYARRGEVQAARAAVAKGVPFTLSTVSVCPIEEVAPAIDRPMWFQLYVLKDRGFMRNALERAKAAGVTTLVFTVDMPVPGARYRDAHSGMSGPNAPLRRMLQALTHPRWAWDVGLHGRPHDLGNISTYRGHPTGLADYIGWLGANFDPSISWKDLEWIREFWTGPMLIKGILDPADARDAVRFGADGIVVSNHGGRQLDGVLSSARALPAIADAVKGELKILADSGVRSGLDVVRMLALGADAVLLGRAFVYALAAAGQAGVEHLLGLIEKEMRVAMTLTGTRSIAAISRESLAQVTREAMVSA, from the coding sequence ATGATCATTTCCGCCGCCACCGACTACCGTGCCGCCGCCCAGCGCCGGCTGCCGCCGTTCCTGTTCCACTACATCGACGGCGGCGCCTATGCCGAGCACACCCTGCGCCGCAACGTGTCCGACCTTGGCGACATCGCCCTGCGCCAGCGGGTGCTGCGCGACATGTCGGCGCTGGACCTGCACACCGAGCTGTTCGGCGAACGCCTGGCCTTGCCGGTGGCGCTGGCGCCGGTGGGCCTGACCGGCATGTACGCGCGCCGCGGCGAGGTGCAGGCCGCCAGGGCAGCGGTGGCCAAGGGCGTGCCGTTCACCCTGTCCACGGTGTCGGTGTGCCCGATCGAGGAAGTGGCGCCGGCGATCGACCGGCCGATGTGGTTCCAGCTGTATGTGCTCAAGGACCGCGGCTTCATGCGCAATGCGCTGGAGCGGGCCAAGGCGGCCGGCGTGACCACCCTGGTGTTCACCGTGGACATGCCGGTGCCGGGTGCGCGCTATCGCGACGCGCATTCGGGCATGAGCGGCCCCAACGCGCCGCTGCGGCGCATGCTGCAGGCGCTCACGCATCCGCGCTGGGCCTGGGACGTGGGCCTGCACGGGCGCCCGCACGACCTGGGCAACATCTCCACCTACCGCGGCCACCCCACCGGGCTGGCCGACTACATCGGCTGGCTCGGCGCCAACTTCGATCCGTCGATCTCGTGGAAGGACCTGGAGTGGATCCGCGAATTCTGGACCGGGCCGATGCTGATCAAGGGCATCCTCGACCCGGCCGACGCGCGCGATGCGGTGCGTTTCGGCGCCGACGGCATCGTCGTCTCCAACCATGGCGGACGCCAGCTCGATGGCGTGCTGTCCAGCGCGCGGGCGTTGCCGGCGATCGCCGATGCGGTGAAGGGCGAGTTGAAGATCCTGGCCGACTCCGGCGTGCGCAGCGGCCTGGACGTGGTGCGCATGCTGGCGCTCGGCGCCGACGCGGTGCTGCTCGGCCGCGCCTTCGTCTACGCGCTGGCCGCCGCCGGCCAGGCCGGGGTGGAACACCTGCTGGGCCTGATCGAGAAGGAGATGCGGGTGGCGATGACCCTGACCGGCACCAGGTCGATCGCGGCGATTTCGCGCGAATCGCTGGCGCAGGTGACGCGCGAGGCGATGGTCTCTGCGTAA
- a CDS encoding Ku protein has product MPRPIWTGTLSFGLLNVPVSLMSGERRVDLHFRMLDARDKRPIRFERVNADTGEEVPWKDIVKAYEYSKGNYVVVEQQDIASAAPESHEAVEVEAFVDAAEIDLRYFEKPYVLVPGKKAEKGYVLLRETLRSTGKVGIARVVIRTREYLSAVMPLQDALVLILLRYPQELVDLDDYTLPSGKAADYRISAKETEMAAQLIDSMSGRWDPDAYHDEFRERLHAVIQKRIKAQEGTTQVDEDAEAPHREDATTNVVDFMSLLQKSLEAKKRTPARQDERVPVRKTAAKKSGKPAKSTAGKAKKATRAKPAAAKAKPAARKAPARRKAG; this is encoded by the coding sequence ATGCCGCGCCCGATCTGGACCGGCACGCTGTCCTTCGGCCTGCTCAACGTGCCGGTGTCGCTGATGTCCGGCGAACGCCGGGTCGACCTGCACTTCCGCATGCTCGACGCGCGCGACAAGCGCCCGATCCGCTTCGAGCGGGTCAATGCCGACACCGGCGAGGAAGTGCCGTGGAAGGACATCGTCAAGGCCTACGAATACAGCAAGGGCAACTACGTGGTGGTCGAGCAGCAGGACATCGCCTCGGCCGCGCCGGAGAGCCACGAGGCGGTGGAGGTGGAAGCCTTCGTCGACGCCGCCGAGATCGACCTGCGCTATTTCGAAAAGCCCTACGTGCTGGTGCCGGGCAAGAAGGCCGAGAAGGGCTATGTGCTGCTGCGCGAGACCCTGCGGAGCACCGGCAAGGTCGGCATCGCGCGGGTGGTGATCCGCACCCGTGAATACCTGTCGGCAGTGATGCCGCTGCAGGACGCGCTGGTGCTGATCCTGCTGCGCTATCCGCAGGAACTGGTGGACCTGGACGACTACACGCTGCCCAGCGGCAAGGCCGCCGACTACCGTATCAGCGCCAAGGAAACCGAGATGGCGGCGCAGCTGATCGACTCGATGTCCGGGCGCTGGGACCCCGACGCCTACCACGACGAATTCCGCGAGCGGCTGCATGCGGTGATCCAGAAGCGGATCAAGGCGCAGGAGGGCACCACCCAGGTCGACGAGGACGCCGAGGCGCCGCACCGCGAGGACGCCACCACCAACGTGGTCGACTTCATGTCGCTGCTGCAGAAGAGCCTGGAGGCCAAGAAGCGCACGCCGGCCAGACAGGACGAGCGCGTGCCGGTACGCAAGACCGCGGCGAAGAAGAGCGGCAAACCGGCCAAGAGCACGGCTGGCAAGGCCAAGAAGGCGACACGCGCCAAACCTGCGGCGGCCAAGGCCAAGCCGGCCGCGCGCAAGGCGCCGGCGCGGCGCAAGGCCGGCTAG
- a CDS encoding DUF779 domain-containing protein: MDASAPADALPPQVLATLPALQLIAKLRARHGALLFHQSGGCCDGSSPMCYPQDDFIVGDRDVLLGEIGQAPFYISPSQFAYWKHTQLIIDVVPGRGGMFSLENGEGVRFLVRSRLFTDGEYAALEAAGKV, from the coding sequence ATGGACGCGTCCGCGCCCGCCGACGCGCTACCGCCGCAGGTGCTGGCGACGCTGCCGGCGCTGCAGCTGATCGCCAAGCTGCGGGCGCGGCACGGCGCACTGCTGTTCCACCAGTCCGGCGGCTGCTGCGACGGTTCCTCGCCCATGTGCTATCCGCAGGACGACTTCATCGTCGGCGACCGCGACGTGCTGCTGGGCGAGATCGGGCAGGCGCCGTTCTACATCAGCCCGTCGCAGTTCGCCTACTGGAAGCACACCCAGCTGATTATCGACGTGGTGCCCGGCCGCGGCGGCATGTTCTCGCTGGAGAACGGCGAGGGCGTACGCTTCCTGGTGCGCTCGCGCCTGTTCACCGACGGCGAGTACGCCGCGCTGGAGGCGGCGGGGAAGGTGTAG
- the adhP gene encoding alcohol dehydrogenase AdhP has product MDKTMKAAVVREFGKPLAIEEVAVPRPQAGDILVKIEACGVCHTDLHAAEGDWPVKPNPPFIPGHESVGHVVAVGAGVGHVREGDRVGIPWLYSACGHCEHCLGGWETLCETQQNTGYSVNGGFAEYALANANYVGHLPKSIGFVEVAPILCAGVTVYKGLKVTDTKPGNWVVISGIGGLGHMAVQYAKAMGLNVAAVDVDDAKLALATRLGATVTVNARTTDPVTYLKKEIGGAHGALVTAVSPKAFEQAIGMVRRGGTVSLNGLPPGQFPLDIFGMVLNGVTVRGSIVGTRLDLQESLEFAEQGKVAATVATDTLDNVNDVFARMHAGKIEGRIVLDMAA; this is encoded by the coding sequence ATGGACAAGACGATGAAAGCCGCCGTGGTGCGGGAATTCGGCAAGCCGCTGGCAATCGAGGAAGTGGCGGTGCCGCGGCCGCAGGCCGGCGACATCCTGGTCAAGATCGAGGCCTGCGGCGTGTGCCACACCGACCTGCACGCGGCCGAAGGCGATTGGCCGGTGAAGCCGAACCCGCCGTTCATTCCCGGCCACGAGAGCGTGGGCCACGTGGTGGCGGTGGGTGCCGGCGTGGGCCACGTCAGGGAAGGCGACCGTGTCGGCATTCCGTGGCTGTACTCGGCCTGCGGCCATTGCGAACATTGCCTGGGCGGCTGGGAAACCCTGTGCGAGACGCAGCAGAACACCGGCTACTCGGTCAACGGCGGCTTCGCCGAGTATGCGCTGGCCAATGCCAACTACGTCGGCCACCTGCCGAAGAGCATCGGCTTCGTCGAGGTCGCGCCGATCCTGTGCGCCGGTGTCACCGTGTACAAGGGCCTGAAGGTGACCGACACCAAGCCCGGCAACTGGGTGGTGATCTCCGGCATCGGCGGCCTCGGCCACATGGCGGTGCAGTACGCCAAGGCGATGGGCCTGAACGTGGCCGCGGTGGACGTGGACGACGCCAAGCTGGCGCTGGCCACGCGCCTAGGTGCGACGGTGACGGTGAACGCGCGCACCACCGACCCGGTGACGTACCTGAAGAAGGAAATCGGCGGTGCGCACGGCGCGCTGGTCACCGCGGTCTCGCCGAAGGCGTTCGAGCAGGCCATCGGCATGGTCCGCCGCGGCGGCACGGTCTCGCTCAACGGCCTGCCGCCGGGCCAGTTCCCGCTGGACATCTTCGGCATGGTGCTCAACGGCGTGACCGTGCGCGGCTCGATCGTCGGCACGCGCCTGGACCTGCAGGAGTCGCTGGAATTCGCCGAGCAGGGCAAGGTGGCCGCGACCGTGGCCACCGACACCCTGGACAACGTCAACGACGTGTTCGCGCGCATGCACGCCGGCAAGATCGAAGGCCGCATCGTGCTGGACATGGCCGCCTGA
- the adh gene encoding aldehyde dehydrogenase, whose protein sequence is MNAVSTAKPHATDPQSIFKSRYGNFIGGKWVEPKSGQYFDNSTPITGKVFTSVARSNAEDIEAALDAAHAAKDAWGKTSSTERSNVLLKIADRIEQNLELLAYAETWDNGKPVRETLNADVPLCVDHFRYFAGAVRAQEGGISEIDHDTIAYHFHEPLGVVGQIIPWNFPLLMACWKLAPALAAGNCVVMKPAEQTPASILVLMEVIGDLLPPGVLNVVNGFGLEAGKPLASNPRIAKIAFTGETTTGRLIMQYASQNLIPVTLELGGKSPNIFFADVMAEDDDFLDKAVEGFVLFAFNQGEVCTCPSRALIQESIYEKFMEKALKRVAAIKQGNPLDPNTMVGAQASSEQLEKILSYIDIGKQEGAEVLIGGERNALDGELAGGFYVKPTVFKGHNRMRVFQEEIFGPVVSVTTFKDEAEALAIANDTLYGLGAGVWSRDAARLYRMGRAIQAGRVWTNCYHAYPAHAAFGGYKQSGIGRENHKMMLDHYQQTKNLLVSYSPKALGFF, encoded by the coding sequence ATGAACGCCGTCAGCACCGCCAAGCCGCATGCCACCGATCCGCAGTCCATCTTCAAGTCGCGCTACGGCAACTTCATCGGCGGCAAATGGGTGGAGCCGAAGAGCGGGCAGTACTTCGACAACAGCACGCCGATCACCGGCAAGGTGTTCACTTCGGTGGCGCGCTCCAACGCCGAGGACATCGAGGCCGCGCTGGACGCCGCGCACGCCGCCAAGGACGCCTGGGGCAAGACCTCCAGCACCGAGCGCAGCAACGTGCTGCTGAAGATCGCCGACCGCATCGAGCAGAACCTGGAACTGCTGGCCTATGCCGAGACCTGGGACAACGGCAAGCCGGTGCGCGAGACGCTCAACGCCGACGTGCCGCTGTGCGTGGACCACTTCCGCTACTTCGCCGGCGCGGTGCGCGCCCAGGAAGGCGGCATCTCCGAGATCGACCACGACACCATCGCCTATCACTTCCACGAACCGCTCGGCGTGGTCGGCCAGATCATTCCGTGGAACTTCCCGCTGCTGATGGCGTGCTGGAAGCTGGCGCCGGCGCTGGCCGCGGGCAACTGCGTGGTGATGAAGCCGGCCGAGCAGACCCCGGCCTCGATCCTGGTGCTGATGGAGGTGATCGGCGACCTGCTGCCGCCGGGCGTACTCAACGTGGTCAACGGCTTCGGCCTGGAGGCCGGCAAGCCGCTGGCCAGCAACCCGCGCATCGCCAAGATCGCCTTCACCGGCGAGACCACCACCGGCCGGCTGATCATGCAGTACGCCAGCCAGAACCTGATCCCGGTGACGCTGGAGCTGGGCGGCAAGTCGCCCAACATCTTCTTCGCCGACGTGATGGCCGAGGACGACGACTTCCTCGACAAGGCGGTGGAAGGCTTCGTGCTGTTCGCCTTCAACCAGGGCGAGGTCTGCACCTGTCCGTCGCGCGCGCTGATCCAGGAGTCGATCTACGAGAAGTTCATGGAGAAGGCGCTCAAGCGCGTGGCGGCGATCAAGCAGGGCAACCCGCTCGATCCCAACACCATGGTCGGCGCGCAGGCCTCCAGCGAGCAGTTGGAGAAGATCCTGTCCTACATCGACATCGGCAAGCAGGAAGGCGCCGAAGTGCTGATCGGCGGCGAGCGCAACGCGCTGGATGGCGAGCTCGCCGGCGGCTTCTACGTCAAGCCGACGGTGTTCAAGGGCCACAACAGGATGCGCGTGTTCCAGGAGGAGATCTTCGGTCCGGTGGTGTCGGTGACCACCTTCAAGGACGAGGCCGAGGCGCTGGCGATCGCCAACGACACGCTGTACGGCCTGGGTGCCGGCGTGTGGAGCCGCGATGCGGCGCGGCTGTACCGCATGGGCCGCGCGATCCAGGCCGGGCGGGTGTGGACCAACTGTTATCACGCCTATCCGGCGCATGCCGCGTTCGGCGGCTACAAGCAGTCGGGCATCGGCCGGGAGAACCACAAGATGATGCTCGACCACTACCAGCAGACCAAGAACCTGCTGGTCAGCTACTCGCCGAAGGCGCTGGGCTTCTTCTGA
- a CDS encoding sigma-54-dependent Fis family transcriptional regulator → MAQHPSQHQLGQARRAFFERGGAPVGQVPDTILQSWQRCQRLGLAADAQPAIEPLEASRLRALREAHERLWRLARAELEGLAGDAAATGSIVLLTDEAGWILDAEGSPRFLDKAGRVALMPGACWSEPQVGTNAIGTAIVESRSVEVRGGEHYFAPHQILSCAAVPIFDPYGRLAGVLDISGDASVQHMHALALARMAVANIEHRYFDDGIPGCELLRVHHDPALLGTAREALLAFRNGRLVAANQAGLRLFGLERHELGRAPYEALFEEPLSRLRQQGSVFDLQGRALHGRIDSPADDRPRRRPQQAPITVTASSRPSAAAASDAPLFDAAQELALERARRVLDAQLPVLVQGETGTGKEVFARELHRRSARAGRPFVAVNCAALPEGLIEAELFGYEDGAFTGARKHGNPGLLRQADGGVLFLDEIGDMPLALQPRLLRVLQERELLPLGGGKPVKLDFALICATHRDLDAAMAEQRFRPDLYYRIAHHCVQVPALRAHPDRRTLVAELWTRLGQGRRLTEAALATLSAYAWPGNLRQLVACLRTLVALSEPDALVDSDALPAYLPGVRAAEQGSNAGTAMPLPDADLDSLALGAMRQALDACNGNVSQAARRLGISRSTLYRRLQLGAH, encoded by the coding sequence ATGGCGCAGCACCCTTCGCAACATCAACTCGGCCAGGCCCGCCGGGCCTTCTTCGAACGCGGCGGCGCGCCGGTCGGGCAGGTGCCAGACACCATCCTGCAGTCGTGGCAGCGCTGCCAGCGCCTGGGCCTGGCCGCGGACGCCCAACCGGCGATCGAGCCGCTGGAAGCCTCACGCCTGCGCGCCCTGCGCGAGGCACACGAGCGGCTTTGGCGACTGGCCCGTGCCGAACTGGAAGGCCTGGCGGGCGACGCCGCGGCCACCGGCAGCATCGTGCTGCTCACCGACGAGGCCGGCTGGATCCTCGACGCCGAAGGCAGCCCGCGCTTCCTCGACAAGGCAGGCAGGGTGGCGCTGATGCCCGGCGCATGCTGGAGCGAACCCCAGGTCGGCACCAACGCGATCGGCACGGCGATCGTCGAAAGCCGCTCGGTGGAAGTGCGCGGTGGCGAGCACTATTTCGCCCCGCACCAGATCCTCAGTTGCGCGGCGGTGCCGATCTTCGATCCGTACGGCCGCCTGGCCGGCGTGCTCGACATCTCCGGCGACGCCAGCGTGCAGCACATGCACGCGCTGGCGCTGGCGCGGATGGCGGTGGCCAACATCGAGCACCGCTATTTCGACGACGGCATTCCCGGCTGCGAACTGCTGCGCGTGCACCACGATCCGGCGCTGCTCGGCACCGCACGCGAGGCGCTGCTGGCCTTCCGCAACGGCCGCCTGGTGGCCGCCAACCAGGCCGGGTTGCGGCTGTTCGGGCTGGAGCGCCACGAACTCGGCCGCGCGCCCTACGAGGCGCTGTTCGAGGAACCGCTGTCGCGGCTGCGCCAGCAGGGCAGCGTGTTCGACCTGCAGGGGCGGGCGCTGCACGGACGCATCGACAGCCCGGCCGACGATCGTCCGCGGCGACGCCCGCAGCAGGCGCCGATCACCGTAACCGCGTCGTCGCGGCCCTCGGCCGCGGCGGCGTCCGACGCCCCGCTGTTCGATGCCGCGCAGGAACTAGCGCTGGAACGCGCGCGGCGCGTGCTCGACGCGCAACTGCCGGTGCTGGTGCAGGGCGAGACCGGCACCGGCAAGGAAGTGTTCGCGCGTGAACTGCACCGGCGCAGCGCACGCGCTGGACGCCCCTTCGTGGCAGTCAACTGCGCGGCGCTGCCGGAAGGGCTGATCGAAGCGGAACTGTTCGGCTACGAGGACGGCGCCTTCACCGGCGCGCGCAAGCACGGCAATCCGGGGCTGTTGCGTCAGGCCGATGGCGGCGTGCTGTTCCTGGACGAGATCGGCGACATGCCGCTGGCCCTGCAGCCGCGCTTGCTGCGTGTGCTGCAGGAGCGCGAACTGCTGCCGCTGGGCGGCGGCAAGCCGGTGAAACTGGATTTCGCGCTGATCTGCGCCACCCACCGCGACCTGGACGCGGCGATGGCCGAGCAGCGCTTCCGCCCCGACCTGTACTACCGCATCGCCCACCACTGCGTGCAGGTGCCGGCACTGCGCGCGCATCCGGACCGGCGCACGCTGGTCGCCGAGCTGTGGACGCGGCTTGGCCAGGGCAGGCGCCTGACCGAGGCCGCCCTGGCGACGCTGAGCGCCTATGCGTGGCCGGGCAATCTGCGCCAGCTGGTGGCCTGCCTGCGCACGCTGGTGGCGCTGAGCGAGCCGGACGCGCTGGTCGATAGCGACGCGTTGCCGGCCTATCTGCCCGGCGTGCGCGCGGCAGAGCAGGGCAGCAATGCCGGCACCGCAATGCCGTTGCCCGATGCCGACCTCGACAGTCTCGCGCTCGGCGCCATGCGCCAGGCTCTGGACGCCTGCAACGGCAACGTCTCGCAGGCCGCACGGCGGCTCGGCATCAGCCGCAGCACGCTGTACCGGCGGCTGCAGTTGGGCGCGCACTGA
- a CDS encoding SDR family oxidoreductase, with product MQRLHGKIALITGASSGIGHAAAHLFAREGACVVLGARRGALLQTLAAEIEEAGGQAAWLAGDVREEAYAQALVALASERFGGLDIGFNNAGTLGTLVPTTQLQAQAWRDALDINLSGAFFGAKHQIPAMLARGGGSLIFTSTFVGHTVGFPCTAAYAASKAGLIGLTQALAAEFGPQAIRVNALLPGGTQTPMAEAMNGTPEALAQVAQLHALKRLAQPDELAQAALFLASDEAAFMTGSAMLVDGGVSINRS from the coding sequence ATGCAACGCTTGCACGGCAAGATCGCGCTCATCACCGGCGCCAGTTCCGGCATCGGCCACGCCGCGGCGCACCTGTTCGCACGCGAAGGCGCCTGCGTGGTGCTGGGCGCGCGCCGCGGCGCGCTGCTGCAGACACTCGCCGCGGAGATCGAGGAGGCCGGCGGCCAGGCCGCGTGGCTGGCCGGCGACGTCCGCGAGGAGGCCTATGCGCAGGCGTTGGTGGCGTTGGCCAGCGAGCGCTTCGGCGGCCTGGACATCGGCTTCAACAATGCCGGCACCCTGGGCACCCTGGTGCCGACCACACAGCTGCAGGCGCAGGCCTGGCGCGACGCGCTCGACATCAATCTCAGCGGCGCGTTCTTCGGCGCCAAGCATCAGATTCCGGCGATGCTGGCGCGTGGTGGCGGATCGCTGATCTTCACTTCGACCTTCGTCGGCCACACCGTCGGCTTTCCGTGCACGGCCGCCTACGCCGCCAGCAAAGCAGGCCTGATCGGCCTGACCCAGGCGCTGGCGGCGGAGTTCGGACCGCAGGCGATCCGGGTCAACGCATTGCTGCCGGGTGGCACGCAGACGCCGATGGCGGAGGCGATGAACGGCACGCCAGAGGCGCTGGCGCAGGTCGCGCAGCTGCACGCGCTCAAACGCCTGGCGCAACCGGACGAACTGGCGCAGGCCGCGCTGTTCCTGGCCTCCGACGAGGCTGCGTTCATGACCGGCAGCGCGATGCTGGTCGACGGCGGGGTGTCGATCAACCGCAGTTGA